One genomic region from Egicoccus sp. AB-alg6-2 encodes:
- a CDS encoding YbjN domain-containing protein produces MSGLRAGGGFAFLRDTLEASGRDVVARAELATVAFEHTGEHGHWEVFCHSHDPQPQVTVYSLHPREVPVERRDRMMRLVTQANYGLVIGNFELDLGDGELRFKTSLDHGTDRLSGALLAALIEHNLAAFDRYLPAIDAVLDHDDADADALVADIDGAG; encoded by the coding sequence ATGAGCGGGCTGCGCGCCGGCGGCGGCTTCGCCTTCCTGCGCGACACCCTGGAAGCATCCGGACGCGACGTCGTCGCCCGCGCCGAGCTCGCCACGGTCGCCTTCGAGCACACCGGCGAGCACGGCCACTGGGAGGTCTTCTGTCATTCGCACGACCCCCAGCCGCAGGTGACGGTGTACTCGCTGCATCCGCGCGAGGTGCCCGTCGAGCGTCGCGACCGGATGATGCGCCTGGTGACGCAGGCCAACTACGGACTCGTCATCGGCAACTTCGAGCTGGATCTCGGCGACGGCGAACTGCGGTTCAAGACCAGCCTCGACCACGGCACCGACCGACTGAGCGGCGCCCTGCTTGCGGCCCTGATCGAGCACAACCTCGCGGCGTTCGACCGGTACCTGCCCGCGATCGACGCGGTGCTCGACCATGACGATGCCGACGCCGACGCCCTGGTCGCGGACATCGACGGCGCCGGTTGA
- a CDS encoding ArsR/SmtB family transcription factor: MVRASLVSRAEAEQLAELFRLLGEPSRARILYALVEAGELCVGDLAELVEASETSVSQALRLLRTAGVVRSRREGRHVHYRLDDAHVRLLLDLSREHLRHGAATAERGHG, encoded by the coding sequence ATCGTCCGGGCCTCGCTGGTGTCGCGGGCCGAGGCCGAACAGCTGGCCGAGCTGTTCCGGCTGCTCGGTGAACCGTCCCGCGCGCGCATCCTGTACGCACTCGTCGAGGCCGGCGAGTTGTGCGTCGGTGACCTGGCCGAGCTGGTCGAGGCCTCCGAGACCTCGGTCTCGCAGGCCCTGCGTCTGCTTCGGACCGCCGGCGTGGTCCGCAGCCGACGCGAGGGCCGGCACGTGCACTACCGCCTGGACGACGCCCACGTCCGCCTGCTGCTGGACCTGTCACGCGAACACCTGCGTCACGGCGCGGCGACCGCCGAGCGCGGCCATGGGTGA
- a CDS encoding CaiB/BaiF CoA transferase family protein → MSTALQGLRVVELGGIGPGPHAAMVLADLGADVVRIERPAGGLQLGDPTRDPVLRGRRSVHADLRDADDLEAVLTLLDHADVLVDGFRPGVTDRLGLGPEALARRNPRLIYGRITGWGAEGPLSQRAGHDLNYLSLTGVLHAIGPRERPSVPLNLVGDYGGGSLYLVIGILAALAERERSGLGQVVDAAIVDGVANVAQLVWGMRGQGLWNDERGTNLLDGGAPFYDTYACADGRHVAVGALEPAFYAQLLVGLGLDGQDLPAQYDVAGWPQLRRRFTEVFATRPRDAWAAVFADTDACVTPVLGFDEAPEHPHLAARGTITEVDGVPQAAPAPRLSRTPAVAPTRAPAPGSTGLAEAVADWRG, encoded by the coding sequence GTGAGTACCGCACTGCAGGGCCTCCGCGTCGTCGAACTCGGCGGGATCGGTCCCGGACCCCACGCCGCGATGGTGCTGGCCGACCTCGGCGCCGACGTCGTCCGCATCGAGCGGCCCGCCGGGGGACTGCAGCTGGGCGACCCGACCCGCGACCCGGTCCTGCGCGGCCGCCGATCGGTCCATGCCGACCTGCGCGACGCGGACGACCTCGAGGCCGTCCTGACGCTGCTCGACCACGCCGACGTCCTCGTCGACGGGTTCCGCCCGGGCGTCACCGACCGGCTCGGCCTGGGGCCCGAGGCGCTGGCGCGGCGCAACCCCCGCCTGATCTACGGCCGCATCACCGGCTGGGGCGCCGAGGGACCGCTCAGCCAGCGGGCGGGACACGACCTCAACTACCTCTCGCTGACCGGCGTGCTGCACGCGATCGGGCCACGCGAGCGCCCGAGCGTCCCGCTCAACCTGGTCGGGGACTACGGCGGTGGCTCGCTCTACCTCGTCATCGGCATCCTTGCGGCGCTCGCCGAGCGGGAGCGCTCGGGCCTCGGGCAGGTCGTGGACGCCGCCATCGTGGACGGGGTGGCGAACGTCGCCCAACTGGTCTGGGGCATGCGTGGCCAGGGACTGTGGAACGACGAGCGTGGCACCAACCTGCTGGACGGCGGCGCACCGTTCTACGACACCTACGCCTGCGCGGACGGACGCCATGTCGCCGTCGGCGCCCTCGAGCCGGCGTTCTACGCCCAGCTGCTGGTCGGGCTCGGGCTGGACGGGCAGGACCTGCCGGCGCAGTACGACGTCGCCGGCTGGCCGCAGCTTCGCCGACGGTTCACCGAGGTGTTCGCGACCCGTCCCCGCGACGCGTGGGCCGCGGTGTTCGCCGACACCGACGCGTGCGTGACCCCCGTGCTGGGTTTCGACGAGGCGCCAGAACACCCCCACCTCGCGGCGCGCGGCACGATCACCGAGGTCGACGGCGTCCCCCAGGCCGCCCCCGCGCCACGCCTGTCGCGCACGCCCGCCGTGGCACCCACGCGGGCGCCGGCGCCGGGCAGCACCGGACTCGCGGAGGCCGTGGCCGACTGGCGCGGCTGA